A window of Cetobacterium sp. ZOR0034 contains these coding sequences:
- a CDS encoding nucleoside triphosphate pyrophosphatase, whose product MILASKSPRRKEILNQLGFQLEIKTKDIEEVSEKENVVDQIKDISWKKVIAVAEENRDEYVVGADTVVEIDGIILGKPRTEEEAKNMLRSLSGRDHRVITAYSIVNLAKNIDITNAVESRVYFKSISEEEIKWYVESREPMDKAGAYGIQGLGSIFVDKIDGDFFAIMGFPINHFIKTLNNLGITIESLNKI is encoded by the coding sequence ATGATATTAGCATCAAAATCTCCGAGACGGAAAGAGATATTAAACCAGCTGGGATTTCAATTGGAAATAAAGACTAAAGACATTGAAGAAGTTAGTGAAAAGGAAAATGTTGTAGATCAGATAAAAGATATTTCTTGGAAAAAAGTTATAGCAGTAGCAGAAGAGAACAGAGATGAGTATGTTGTAGGTGCAGATACGGTTGTAGAAATAGATGGAATTATTTTGGGAAAACCTAGAACTGAAGAGGAAGCTAAAAATATGTTGAGATCTCTTTCAGGAAGAGATCATAGAGTAATTACAGCTTATTCGATTGTAAATTTAGCTAAAAATATAGATATAACTAATGCTGTGGAAAGTAGAGTCTATTTTAAGAGTATAAGTGAAGAAGAGATAAAATGGTATGTAGAAAGTAGAGAACCGATGGATAAAGCTGGTGCTTATGGTATTCAAGGATTGGGATCTATTTTTGTGGATAAGATAGATGGAGATTTCTTTGCGATTATGGGGTTTCCAATAAATCATTTTATAAAAACTTTAAACAATTTAGGAATAACAATAGAAAGTTTAAATAAAATATAA